One genomic region from Thalassomonas viridans encodes:
- a CDS encoding glycosyltransferase family 2 protein — MSHARPTLSVCMIVRDEEAVLARCLDSIAGLYDELCILDTGSTDETLAIAGRYTDKIKVFTACNDARGKIIDFSLARNQALELATGDWVLQIDADEIIEQGKDRIARHLTADSYDRVGISIRSSSESSGTVSGRLFRRRQAKQYTSIIHEYLEFDGIMEVDRQIVISNLPDKTNKESGNERNIRLCRLMLESEPENSRIWYYLGREYQANADFGQAIDCYDKALEYGKFPYGRFQISYFRAVCLFLSRQFDSAIAAATAAAAVDPRYAEAHCLLGDIYFTLGEHGQAKENYQRALACQPPQDTHFGVQLWAYQAHPEKQLARLAD; from the coding sequence ATGAGCCATGCCAGACCGACACTTTCAGTGTGTATGATCGTCCGTGACGAAGAAGCGGTACTGGCGCGTTGTCTTGACAGTATCGCCGGCTTGTATGATGAACTCTGTATCCTGGACACAGGCTCAACGGATGAAACCCTGGCCATCGCCGGCCGTTATACCGACAAGATCAAGGTGTTTACCGCCTGTAATGATGCCCGGGGAAAAATCATAGATTTTTCCCTGGCCCGCAACCAGGCGCTTGAGCTGGCAACAGGTGACTGGGTGCTGCAGATAGATGCCGATGAGATCATTGAACAGGGTAAAGACAGGATTGCCCGGCACCTAACGGCAGACAGCTACGACAGGGTGGGCATAAGTATCCGCAGCAGCAGCGAAAGCAGCGGCACCGTGTCCGGCCGTTTGTTCCGCCGCCGGCAGGCTAAACAATACACCAGTATTATTCATGAATACCTGGAATTTGACGGTATTATGGAAGTTGACCGGCAGATTGTTATCAGCAATTTGCCGGATAAGACCAATAAAGAAAGCGGCAATGAACGTAATATCCGCCTGTGCCGCCTGATGCTGGAAAGTGAGCCGGAAAATTCACGTATCTGGTATTATCTTGGCCGCGAATATCAGGCAAATGCCGATTTCGGCCAGGCCATTGATTGTTATGACAAGGCGCTTGAATACGGAAAGTTTCCTTACGGCCGCTTCCAGATCTCTTATTTCAGGGCCGTTTGCCTGTTCCTTAGCCGCCAGTTTGATTCGGCAATTGCCGCGGCCACGGCGGCGGCAGCCGTGGATCCCAGGTATGCCGAAGCCCACTGCCTATTGGGGGATATTTATTTTACCCTGGGGGAGCACGGGCAGGCGAAGGAAAACTATCAGCGGGCGCTGGCTTGCCAGCCCCCGCAAGACACTCATTTTGGCGTGCAACTATGGGCCTACCAGGCGCATCCTGAAAAACAGCTTGCCCGGCTGGCAGACTAG
- a CDS encoding non-ribosomal peptide synthetase, translating to MDITALTQWIGELEESGISFYLEEGQLKCKAPKGMMTPSLAAQIRLEKEKIIALMQGEQGCEPAETANSLSYSQQRIWISQQMDPSSADFNVPLVFMASGRLNCRALSLALNKMIQRHDILRTVYQVQQSQVSPVLCDDVVIELAYHDLSHLAEADCRIRQAEFKKQYLCRAFDLEQEIPLRACVVKQDESHHMILIVLHHIAADGWSVNFFSDELTRLYQLFDLGKQAELPPVTHQYRDYVAWENHQLSGKNRQQLCRYWQQRLEGAPPVHSLPVARQRSAAKEKNRHRAQRLSKALMAQLNRLAKHHHASLFMVMQTAFAFMICQWSSQRDVVIGTPVAGRNQSNFHQVMGCFINSLAIRTRLDPGQSFAQLLAENRNNILADFQHQGLPFELLKQELADKNSDFYSPVFQVWFVMQNFAKADIDLADVSLQRLENDIQYSRFELNLYISEFSDGAVLNWLYLERLFSEETIVYVMGQYQQLLEQIAETPEAPLNRLQLFDAADIYRRGNDPVKLEGALTDYFKARVNRHGEQCALDDGVVTMTYRQLDRLSDMLGHNMLKAFDPGAHVGLLCRHNALMVATVLGCLKAGIVYVPLDPLNPVGRLQQIARDAQLRGILADELLAGEADALVREMPGLQRLLVNGREAESRQEIAFSPVAQDAPAYILYTSGSTGAPKGVCQSRGNLAFYGLQYGRQLDIGPQDRVLQLSAYHFDASVMDIFGALLCGAQLVMTDMKTASPEQLNHGILRKKITVYHSTPTVFRYIFTAGQQEFTRLRAVVLGGEKSQSHDLRLFKLRCPSNSLFINGYGPTESTLACQWRVPHQELDTELMPLVGHAVPGIDHKVETAPGVGARVFEVGELVLSSPYLALGYWQNPGQSEKVFSSATDDAGQTVRQYRTGDQVLLLPDGQLRFVGRSDSQVKLRGIRIELSEIEALLHSHPAVTDAAVNLSAGEGEEVLAAYYVPAPASGPLADDEVRRYLKKHLPAYMIPGCFIPMEELPKTGSGKIDRKALPPAGQQPEKQYRAPENEAQRLMCGLWASALGRPAEQISICANFFELGGHSLQVLRLLSAIENTFAVTVSLQEFFNCEQLRHLVAAIEQRKLVISIENKLAEENAVNEEGWL from the coding sequence ATGGATATTACCGCGTTAACACAGTGGATAGGCGAACTGGAAGAATCTGGCATCAGCTTTTATCTGGAAGAGGGCCAGTTAAAGTGTAAGGCCCCGAAAGGGATGATGACCCCATCCCTGGCGGCTCAAATTCGCTTGGAGAAAGAAAAAATTATCGCCCTGATGCAGGGGGAGCAAGGCTGTGAGCCAGCGGAAACGGCGAATAGCTTGTCTTATAGCCAGCAGAGAATATGGATCAGCCAGCAAATGGATCCGTCAAGTGCGGATTTTAATGTGCCCCTGGTTTTTATGGCCAGCGGCCGCCTGAATTGCCGGGCCCTGTCCCTGGCCCTTAATAAGATGATTCAGCGCCATGATATCCTGCGCACTGTGTATCAGGTGCAGCAAAGCCAGGTGAGCCCGGTGCTTTGTGATGATGTCGTTATTGAACTGGCGTATCATGACTTGTCTCATTTAGCCGAAGCGGATTGCCGGATACGCCAGGCGGAATTTAAAAAGCAATACCTTTGCCGAGCTTTTGATCTGGAGCAGGAGATACCGTTACGGGCCTGCGTCGTTAAGCAGGACGAGAGCCACCATATGATACTGATCGTCCTGCACCATATTGCCGCAGACGGCTGGTCAGTCAATTTTTTCAGCGATGAACTGACCCGTTTATATCAGCTTTTTGATCTCGGCAAGCAGGCGGAGCTGCCGCCGGTCACACACCAGTACCGGGACTATGTGGCATGGGAAAATCATCAGCTGAGCGGGAAAAACAGGCAACAGCTGTGCCGGTATTGGCAGCAAAGACTCGAAGGCGCTCCCCCGGTGCATTCCCTGCCGGTAGCACGGCAGCGCAGCGCCGCTAAGGAGAAAAACCGGCACCGGGCCCAGAGGCTGAGTAAAGCCTTGATGGCGCAGCTAAACCGGCTGGCAAAACACCATCACGCCAGTTTGTTTATGGTGATGCAAACGGCCTTTGCCTTTATGATATGCCAGTGGTCCAGCCAAAGGGATGTCGTGATAGGAACACCGGTTGCGGGGCGCAATCAAAGCAACTTCCACCAGGTGATGGGGTGTTTTATCAATAGCCTGGCCATCAGGACCCGGCTGGATCCCGGACAAAGCTTTGCACAGCTACTGGCGGAAAACCGGAATAATATCCTGGCGGACTTTCAGCATCAGGGACTGCCTTTCGAGCTGCTTAAACAGGAACTGGCCGATAAGAACAGCGACTTTTACAGTCCCGTTTTTCAAGTCTGGTTCGTGATGCAAAACTTTGCCAAAGCCGATATTGACCTGGCGGATGTTTCACTGCAAAGGCTGGAGAATGACATTCAATACAGCCGCTTTGAACTCAACCTCTATATCAGCGAATTTTCCGATGGCGCGGTATTGAACTGGCTGTACCTTGAACGTTTATTCAGTGAAGAAACCATAGTCTATGTGATGGGGCAGTATCAGCAGTTGCTTGAACAGATAGCCGAGACGCCCGAGGCGCCCCTGAACCGTCTGCAGCTGTTTGACGCCGCGGACATATACCGCCGGGGAAATGATCCGGTAAAGCTTGAGGGAGCGCTGACGGACTATTTTAAGGCCAGGGTTAACCGCCATGGCGAGCAATGCGCCCTGGATGACGGCGTCGTGACCATGACTTACCGGCAATTGGATCGCCTCAGCGATATGCTGGGCCATAACATGCTGAAGGCCTTTGATCCGGGGGCGCATGTCGGTTTGCTTTGCCGGCATAATGCCTTGATGGTGGCGACTGTCCTTGGCTGCCTTAAGGCAGGGATAGTTTACGTTCCCCTGGATCCGTTAAACCCGGTCGGGCGCCTGCAGCAAATAGCCCGGGACGCGCAGCTGAGGGGTATCCTTGCCGATGAACTGCTGGCCGGGGAGGCGGACGCCTTAGTCCGGGAAATGCCCGGGTTGCAGCGCTTGCTGGTTAACGGCAGGGAGGCGGAAAGCAGGCAGGAAATCGCGTTTTCACCGGTTGCGCAAGATGCGCCCGCTTATATTTTGTATACTTCCGGATCTACCGGGGCGCCTAAGGGGGTCTGCCAGTCCCGCGGGAATTTGGCCTTTTACGGCCTGCAATATGGCCGCCAGCTGGATATAGGCCCGCAGGACAGGGTACTGCAATTGAGCGCCTATCATTTTGATGCCTCTGTCATGGATATTTTCGGGGCCTTGCTCTGCGGCGCGCAACTGGTGATGACGGACATGAAAACGGCCTCCCCCGAGCAATTAAATCATGGGATCTTAAGGAAAAAAATCACGGTTTATCACAGTACCCCCACCGTTTTCCGTTATATCTTTACCGCCGGGCAGCAGGAATTTACCAGGCTTAGGGCCGTGGTGCTGGGGGGGGAAAAAAGCCAAAGCCACGATTTACGCCTCTTTAAATTAAGGTGTCCGTCAAACAGTTTGTTTATCAACGGCTATGGCCCCACCGAGTCCACCCTGGCCTGCCAGTGGCGGGTGCCCCATCAGGAATTAGACACTGAGCTGATGCCCCTGGTCGGGCACGCCGTTCCCGGGATCGACCACAAGGTCGAGACGGCGCCCGGGGTCGGGGCCAGGGTCTTTGAAGTTGGCGAGCTGGTTTTGTCCAGCCCTTATCTTGCCCTGGGATACTGGCAAAACCCCGGTCAAAGCGAGAAGGTTTTTAGCTCGGCCACCGACGACGCGGGACAGACAGTGCGGCAATACCGCACCGGGGATCAGGTTTTGCTGTTGCCGGACGGCCAGTTGCGTTTTGTCGGCCGCAGTGACAGCCAGGTTAAATTGCGCGGCATACGCATAGAATTAAGTGAAATTGAAGCCTTGCTGCATTCACACCCGGCGGTAACCGATGCCGCGGTAAACCTGAGCGCCGGTGAGGGGGAAGAAGTGCTGGCCGCTTATTATGTGCCGGCCCCTGCAAGCGGCCCCCTGGCGGATGATGAAGTTCGCCGCTATTTAAAAAAACACCTGCCCGCTTATATGATCCCCGGCTGTTTTATCCCTATGGAGGAGTTGCCTAAGACGGGGTCGGGCAAGATTGACCGCAAAGCGCTGCCGCCGGCGGGGCAGCAGCCGGAAAAACAATACCGCGCCCCGGAAAACGAGGCACAGCGCCTGATGTGCGGTTTATGGGCCAGCGCCCTTGGCCGCCCGGCGGAACAAATCAGCATATGTGCTAATTTCTTCGAGCTGGGGGGGCATTCGCTGCAGGTGCTGCGCCTCCTGTCCGCCATTGAAAACACCTTCGCGGTGACCGTCAGCTTGCAGGAATTTTTTAACTGCGAACAGCTCCGGCATCTGGTGGCTGCCATAGAGCAGCGCAAACTGGTTATCAGTATCGAAAATAAATTGGCCGAGGAAAATGCGGTAAATGAAGAAGGTTGGTTATGA